The Candidatus Eisenbacteria bacterium region TGACCGGCACTCCCCGGTAGTACGGAATGACCTCGCCCTCGTCTTCGCCGAGCGCCGCATCCCGCATCCGGTCGCCGTTCAGCCCGAAGTGGTACGTGAGGAACTCCTTCGGGAAGTGGGCGAGCTGCCCGATCGTGCTGATTCCGAGCTTCTCGAGCGCGATCCGCGTCTTCTCGCCGATTCCCCAAAGGTCCTGCACGCCTCGTGGCCAGAAATACCTCCGGTAGCCCTCCTGCGTCAGCGGGGTCAATCCGCGCGGCTTCTCCACCCCACTCGCCATCTTCGCGATGTATTTGTTCGGCCCCATTCCGATCGTCGCGGTGAGGTCGGTGCGGCGGTGGATGGCGCGCTGGATCGCGCGGGCGACCGGTATCGCGGCGTCGAGCAGCTCTTCAGGGGTGCGCGGCCCCGCGCCGGCACGGGCACTGGCGTCGGCACCGACGCCCTTTGACTTCGTCTTCCCTTGCAGTAACCGCGGCGCCCCTGTCAGATCCAGAAACGCCTCGTCGATGCTGAACGGCTCGACGATAGGCGTGAAGTCCTTCAAGACCTCGAGGATTTGGAGCGAGATGTGGACGTACTTCTGGGGATTTCCCTCGACCAGCGTGAGGTCAGGGCAGAGCCGGAGCGCCTCCGCGTTCGGCATGCCCGCCCTCACCCCGAACGTTCGCGCCTCGTAGTTCGCCGAGGAGACGACGCCTCTTCGCTTGAGATCGCCCCCCACCGCGAGCGGATGTCCCGCGAGCCGCGGATTCATCTTCTCCTCGACCGAGGCGAAAAACGCGTCCATATCGACGTGGGCGACGACGCGCACCGACGATCATCCCTCCATCCACACCCGGGTGAGCTGCCAGGTCATCTCCCTCGAGTC contains the following coding sequences:
- a CDS encoding DNA polymerase IV, translated to MRVVAHVDMDAFFASVEEKMNPRLAGHPLAVGGDLKRRGVVSSANYEARTFGVRAGMPNAEALRLCPDLTLVEGNPQKYVHISLQILEVLKDFTPIVEPFSIDEAFLDLTGAPRLLQGKTKSKGVGADASARAGAGPRTPEELLDAAIPVARAIQRAIHRRTDLTATIGMGPNKYIAKMASGVEKPRGLTPLTQEGYRRYFWPRGVQDLWGIGEKTRIALEKLGISTIGQLAHFPKEFLTYHFGLNGDRMRDAALGEDEGEVIPYYRGVPVKSMGHEFTLSHDVDSRERIGAHLLRLSDQVGRRMRQDGYLGRIVSVKLRDSQFRTTIRQRALPYLMNDESLIHKTSSALLDENWDGRPLRLIGVSVSGLVASGNAAQPSLFDADERRRKMIEAVDSLRDRFGDTALVRAGAIE